One segment of Paramormyrops kingsleyae isolate MSU_618 chromosome 8, PKINGS_0.4, whole genome shotgun sequence DNA contains the following:
- the LOC111835927 gene encoding PHD finger protein 20-like isoform X5, translated as MLTWIPTGEEFHRRGPEARHWVDPVRDHPSQAVNVGTMSKTPPNRRGITFEVGAQLEARDSLKNWYAANIEKIDYEDEKVLIHYRQWSHRYDEWFDWASPYLRPVERIQLRREGLQDDCPIPGFHVNDKVLASWSDCRFYPAKVIAVNRDASYTVKFYDGVIQTVKGIHVKPFIRERKGGRSRASDRSQEKPPSRRAVRSRQGKPVENGQNQRGRPSSSDQDQESESEEDEEEEDGDDGRERSEDQPRGDETAGKRERGMKRRTSEGETRGEQRKRRTAERKRPTERSRELESEGVALSKEESAVSERRAVGEVQGGGSSGEWLGENSCTESKEASEEANMSMGIQACEEGGAQGTSGEDMHQEAVTKVEDERGDGKEEDKEAAAAQCHPLGRRTRHRLSTARWAENADGGVLELRKRRISLGQSTPSKRSKSDAAADKDSTTEPKPAEPPSKGMSESGPDPAPPSSASTTDSKEGSGDTGQWGEPSHPRDGEAPAPPAKVPVRRQANNPNRFSREPLYRVIKNQPPPVLFINLDHNPFKCEVPNCLKSFRKAKLLHYHMKYYHSGDAVQEGALSPGCGINTRASDKQSAGALPKSPKRRRTVSASMHSSMHSPHRTPQSPRGGGKASIRPVEKRRTSAPPAVHMQNTQRTLLREKIKENHVEKAGRRPQERDRGDIETALLKPREDGREKKHDFLRIKLKKKKKKKKKSKSDEASGSDWSSDSLGWSEDEVELDVTTPSQDLAISMAMEDSDIVRCVCEVEEENDFMVQCEDCLCWQHGVCMGLLEESVPGKYACYICRDPPGQRQSQRYWCDRDWLSSGHMYGLPFLEENYSHQNAKKIAATHQLLGDVHRVAEVLSGLQLKMSVLQSQTSPDLKMWRQPWRQAEKPKRRSLAGGVATWSPLPSDVEEKGGAAPEATATDRVPPRPLQASYISSEHCYQKPCAYYPAGERRLVVETWGGSPSTELERGLLSTEEPLERECGTAHGTPDRARHGTEEDGPRWMLAAWAREESVLGTGEPAGGAGCLPRQWQNNLLDHIEAVQDEVTNRMDFIERELDVLESWLDYTGELEPPEPLARLPQLKRRIKQLLCELTKVQQIAHCCST; from the exons gtccagAAGCGCGGCACTGGGTGGATCCTGTGCGTGATCATCCCTCGCAGGCTGTGAATGTGGGCACCATGAGCAAGACTCCCCCCAACCGGCGAGGGATAACATTTGAGGTGGGAGCGCAGCTGGAGGCTCGGGACAGCTTGAAGAACTG GTACGCGGCCAACATCGAGAAGATCGACTACGAGGACGAGAAGGTCCTGATCCATTACCGCCAGTGGAGCCACCGCTACGACGAGTGGTTTGACTGGGCCAGCCCATACCTCCGGCCCGTGGAGCGGATCCAACTGCGTAGGGAAGGCCTTCAGGACGACTGCCCCATCCCC GGCTTTCATGTAAACGATAAGGTTCTAGCCAGCTGGTCCGATTGCCGCTTCTACCCTGCCAAGGTTATAGCCGTCAACAGAGATG CTTCCTACACTGTGAAGTTCTACGACGGCGTCATCCAGACGGTTAAAGGGATTCACGTCAAGCCGTTCATCAGAGAG AGGAAGGGGGGGAGGTCGAGGGCCAGTGACAGGAGCCAGGAGAAGCCGCCCAGCCGGAGGGCAGTGAGGAGTCGTCAGGGGAAACCAGTAGAGAACGGCCAGAACCAGAGGGGGCGGCCCAGCAGCTCGGATCAGGACcaggagagtgagagtgagGAGGACGAAGAAGAGGAGGACGGCGACGACGGACGGGAGAGGAGTGAGGATCAGCCCCGTGGTGACGAGACGGCGGGCAAACGGGAGAGAGGCATGAAGCGCCGAACCTCCGAGGGGGAGACCCGGGGGgagcagaggaagaggaggactgCAGAGAGGAAGAGGCCGACGGAGAGGAGCCGGGAGCTGGAGTCAGAGGGAGTCGCCCTGAGTAAGGAAGAGAGCGCCGTCTCAGAGAGGAGGGCCGTGGGGGAAGTGCAAGGAGGTGGGAGCTCAGGGGAGTGGCTGGGAGAGAACTCCTGCACAGAAAGCAAGGAGGCGAGCGAAGAGGCGAACATGTCAATGGGGATACAAGCCTGCGAGGAGGGAGGAGCGCAGGGCACCTCTGGGGAGGACATGCATCAGGAGGCAGTGACCAAGGTGGAGGATGAGAGAGGGGATGGCAAGGAAGAGGACAAGGAGGCTGCAGCGGCACAGTGCCACCCGCTGGGCAGGAGGACCCGACACCGCCTCTCCACAG CGAGGTGGGCGGAGAATGCAGATGGTGGTGTCCTGGAGCTCCGGAAGAGGCGGATCTCCCTCGGACAGTCCACACCCTCGAAGAGAAGCAAGTCGGACGCTGCCGCAG ACAAGGACAGCACCACAGAACCAAAACCCGCTGAGCCCCCAAGTAAGGGGATGTCTGAGTCAGGACCTGACCCTGCCCCTCCATCCTCTGCATCAACCACAGACAGCAAGGAGGGGTCTGGGGACACTGGCCAGTGGGGGGAACCCAGTCACCCTAGAGATGGGGAGGCACCAGCGCCCCCTGCCAAAG TACCTGTGAGGCGGCAGGCTAATAACCCTAACAGGTTCAGCCGGGAGCCAC tgtacAGAGTCATCAAAAACCAGCCCCCACCCGTTCTCTTCATCAACCTCGACCACAACCCATTCAAATGTGAGGTTCCCAACTGCCTCAAGTCTTTCCGTAAGGCTAAGCTACTTCACTACCACATGAAGTACTACCACAGCGGGGACGCCGTCCAGGAGGGGGCGCTGAGCCCTGGGTGTGGTATTAATACGCGAGCGTCTGACAAGCAGAGTGCTGGTGCGTTGCCCAAGAGCCCCAAGAGGAGGCGGACTGTGTCTGCTTCCATGC ACTCCTCCATGCACAGCCCTCATCGCACCCCCCAGTCCCCCCGTGGTGGTGGCAAGGCGAGCATTAGGCCAGTGGAGAAGCGCCGCACGTcggcaccccctgctgtccACATGCAGAATACCCAGAGAACGTTGCTCCGGGAGAAGATCAAAGAGAACCACGTGGAGAAGGCTGGCCGCAGGCCGCAGGAGAGGGACAGGGGCGACATAGAGACGG CTCTCCTCAAACCTCGGGAGGACGGCAGGGAAAAGAAGCACGATTTCCTCCGAATCAAGctgaaaaagaagaagaagaagaagaagaagtcCAAGTCTG ATGAAGCCAGCGGCAGCGACTGGTCGTCTGACAGCCTCGGCTGGAGCGAGGATGAGGTGGAGCTGGATGTGACCACGCCCTCTCAGGACCTTGCCATCTCCATGGCGATGGAGGACTCTGACATCGTGCGGTGCGTCtgcgaggtggaggaggagaatGACTTTATGGTGCAG TGCGAGGACTGTCTGTGCTGGCAGCATGGTGTCTGCATGGGGCTTCTGGAGGAGAGCGTGCCGGGGAAATACGCCTGCTACATCTGCAGGGATCCGCCAG GCCAGCGGCAGAGCCAGCGGTACTGGTGCGACCGGGATTGGCTGAGCAGCGGTCACATGTACGGCCTGCCCTTCCTGGAGGAGAACTATTCGCATCAGAACGCCAAGAAGATCGCTGCCACGCACCAGCTTCTGGGGGACGTGCACCGCGTGGCTGAGGTGCTCAGTGGCCTGCAGCTGAAGATGAGCGTCCTGCA GAGTCAGACCAGCCCCGACCTGAAGATGTGGCGGCAGCCCTGGAGGCAGGCAGAGAAACCCAAGAGGAGGAGCCTGGCTGGGGGTGTGGCCACATGGTCCCCACTGCCGAGCGACGTGGAGGAGAAGGGCGGGGCGGCCCCAGAGGCCACAGCGACAGACAGAGTGCCgccacgccccctgcaggcctcTTACATCAGCAGCGAGCACTGCTACCAGAAGCCGTGTGCGTACTACCCAGCAGGGGAGCGCCGGCTGGTGGTGGAGACGTGGGGTGGGTCTCCCAGCACGGAGCTGGAGCGCGGCCTGCTCAGTACCGAGGAACCACTGGAGCGTGAGTGTGGCACGGCCCACGGAACCCCGGATCGGGCCAGACACGGCACG GAGGAGGACGGCCCCAGGTGGATGCTGGCGGCGTGGGCACGTGAGGAGAGCGTGCTGGGCACCGGcgagccagcagggggtgctggctGCCTGCCACGCCAATGGCAGAACAACCTGCTGGATCACATCGAGGCCGTGCAGGACGAGGTCACCAACCGCATGGATTTCATCGAGAGGGAGCTGGATG TCCTGGAGAGCTGGCTTGACTACACGGGCGAGCTGGAGCCCCCCGAGCCTCTGGCCCGCCTGCCCCAGCTGAAGCGCCGCATAAAACAGCTGCTCTGTGAGCTGACCAAAGTGCAGCAGATCGCTCACTGCTGTTCCACATGA
- the LOC111835927 gene encoding PHD finger protein 20-like isoform X3, whose translation MSKTPPNRRGITFEVGAQLEARDSLKNWYAANIEKIDYEDEKVLIHYRQWSHRYDEWFDWASPYLRPVERIQLRREGLQDDCPIPGFHVNDKVLASWSDCRFYPAKVIAVNRDASYTVKFYDGVIQTVKGIHVKPFIRERKGGRSRASDRSQEKPPSRRAVRSRQGKPVENGQNQRGRPSSSDQDQESESEEDEEEEDGDDGRERSEDQPRGDETAGKRERGMKRRTSEGETRGEQRKRRTAERKRPTERSRELESEGVALSKEESAVSERRAVGEVQGGGSSGEWLGENSCTESKEASEEANMSMGIQACEEGGAQGTSGEDMHQEAVTKVEDERGDGKEEDKEAAAAQCHPLGRRTRHRLSTARWAENADGGVLELRKRRISLGQSTPSKRSKSDAAADKDSTTEPKPAEPPSKGMSESGPDPAPPSSASTTDSKEGSGDTGQWGEPSHPRDGEAPAPPAKVPVRRQANNPNRFSREPLYRVIKNQPPPVLFINLDHNPFKCEVPNCLKSFRKAKLLHYHMKYYHSGDAVQEGALSPGCGINTRASDKQSAGALPKSPKRRRTVSASMHSSMHSPHRTPQSPRGGGKASIRPVEKRRTSAPPAVHMQNTQRTLLREKIKENHVEKAGRRPQERDRGDIETALLKPREDGREKKHDFLRIKLKKKKKKKKKSKSAYTGSEENIDISLFGFPPKLSLSHKLPPSHKHKFESHGCGTGQLSKGLIRVDVDEASGSDWSSDSLGWSEDEVELDVTTPSQDLAISMAMEDSDIVRCVCEVEEENDFMVQCEDCLCWQHGVCMGLLEESVPGKYACYICRDPPGQRQSQRYWCDRDWLSSGHMYGLPFLEENYSHQNAKKIAATHQLLGDVHRVAEVLSGLQLKMSVLQSQTSPDLKMWRQPWRQAEKPKRRSLAGGVATWSPLPSDVEEKGGAAPEATATDRVPPRPLQASYISSEHCYQKPCAYYPAGERRLVVETWGGSPSTELERGLLSTEEPLERECGTAHGTPDRARHGTEEDGPRWMLAAWAREESVLGTGEPAGGAGCLPRQWQNNLLDHIEAVQDEVTNRMDFIERELDVLESWLDYTGELEPPEPLARLPQLKRRIKQLLCELTKVQQIAHCCST comes from the exons ATGAGCAAGACTCCCCCCAACCGGCGAGGGATAACATTTGAGGTGGGAGCGCAGCTGGAGGCTCGGGACAGCTTGAAGAACTG GTACGCGGCCAACATCGAGAAGATCGACTACGAGGACGAGAAGGTCCTGATCCATTACCGCCAGTGGAGCCACCGCTACGACGAGTGGTTTGACTGGGCCAGCCCATACCTCCGGCCCGTGGAGCGGATCCAACTGCGTAGGGAAGGCCTTCAGGACGACTGCCCCATCCCC GGCTTTCATGTAAACGATAAGGTTCTAGCCAGCTGGTCCGATTGCCGCTTCTACCCTGCCAAGGTTATAGCCGTCAACAGAGATG CTTCCTACACTGTGAAGTTCTACGACGGCGTCATCCAGACGGTTAAAGGGATTCACGTCAAGCCGTTCATCAGAGAG AGGAAGGGGGGGAGGTCGAGGGCCAGTGACAGGAGCCAGGAGAAGCCGCCCAGCCGGAGGGCAGTGAGGAGTCGTCAGGGGAAACCAGTAGAGAACGGCCAGAACCAGAGGGGGCGGCCCAGCAGCTCGGATCAGGACcaggagagtgagagtgagGAGGACGAAGAAGAGGAGGACGGCGACGACGGACGGGAGAGGAGTGAGGATCAGCCCCGTGGTGACGAGACGGCGGGCAAACGGGAGAGAGGCATGAAGCGCCGAACCTCCGAGGGGGAGACCCGGGGGgagcagaggaagaggaggactgCAGAGAGGAAGAGGCCGACGGAGAGGAGCCGGGAGCTGGAGTCAGAGGGAGTCGCCCTGAGTAAGGAAGAGAGCGCCGTCTCAGAGAGGAGGGCCGTGGGGGAAGTGCAAGGAGGTGGGAGCTCAGGGGAGTGGCTGGGAGAGAACTCCTGCACAGAAAGCAAGGAGGCGAGCGAAGAGGCGAACATGTCAATGGGGATACAAGCCTGCGAGGAGGGAGGAGCGCAGGGCACCTCTGGGGAGGACATGCATCAGGAGGCAGTGACCAAGGTGGAGGATGAGAGAGGGGATGGCAAGGAAGAGGACAAGGAGGCTGCAGCGGCACAGTGCCACCCGCTGGGCAGGAGGACCCGACACCGCCTCTCCACAG CGAGGTGGGCGGAGAATGCAGATGGTGGTGTCCTGGAGCTCCGGAAGAGGCGGATCTCCCTCGGACAGTCCACACCCTCGAAGAGAAGCAAGTCGGACGCTGCCGCAG ACAAGGACAGCACCACAGAACCAAAACCCGCTGAGCCCCCAAGTAAGGGGATGTCTGAGTCAGGACCTGACCCTGCCCCTCCATCCTCTGCATCAACCACAGACAGCAAGGAGGGGTCTGGGGACACTGGCCAGTGGGGGGAACCCAGTCACCCTAGAGATGGGGAGGCACCAGCGCCCCCTGCCAAAG TACCTGTGAGGCGGCAGGCTAATAACCCTAACAGGTTCAGCCGGGAGCCAC tgtacAGAGTCATCAAAAACCAGCCCCCACCCGTTCTCTTCATCAACCTCGACCACAACCCATTCAAATGTGAGGTTCCCAACTGCCTCAAGTCTTTCCGTAAGGCTAAGCTACTTCACTACCACATGAAGTACTACCACAGCGGGGACGCCGTCCAGGAGGGGGCGCTGAGCCCTGGGTGTGGTATTAATACGCGAGCGTCTGACAAGCAGAGTGCTGGTGCGTTGCCCAAGAGCCCCAAGAGGAGGCGGACTGTGTCTGCTTCCATGC ACTCCTCCATGCACAGCCCTCATCGCACCCCCCAGTCCCCCCGTGGTGGTGGCAAGGCGAGCATTAGGCCAGTGGAGAAGCGCCGCACGTcggcaccccctgctgtccACATGCAGAATACCCAGAGAACGTTGCTCCGGGAGAAGATCAAAGAGAACCACGTGGAGAAGGCTGGCCGCAGGCCGCAGGAGAGGGACAGGGGCGACATAGAGACGG CTCTCCTCAAACCTCGGGAGGACGGCAGGGAAAAGAAGCACGATTTCCTCCGAATCAAGctgaaaaagaagaagaagaagaagaagaagtcCAAGTCTG CGTACACGGGTAGTGAGGAGAACATTGACATCTCGCTATTTGGCTTCCCGCCCAAACTGAGCTTGTCGCATAAATTGCCCccctcacacaaacacaagttTGAGTCGCACGGCTGCGGCACAGGGCAGCTCAGCAAAGGGCTGATCCGCGTGGACG TAGATGAAGCCAGCGGCAGCGACTGGTCGTCTGACAGCCTCGGCTGGAGCGAGGATGAGGTGGAGCTGGATGTGACCACGCCCTCTCAGGACCTTGCCATCTCCATGGCGATGGAGGACTCTGACATCGTGCGGTGCGTCtgcgaggtggaggaggagaatGACTTTATGGTGCAG TGCGAGGACTGTCTGTGCTGGCAGCATGGTGTCTGCATGGGGCTTCTGGAGGAGAGCGTGCCGGGGAAATACGCCTGCTACATCTGCAGGGATCCGCCAG GCCAGCGGCAGAGCCAGCGGTACTGGTGCGACCGGGATTGGCTGAGCAGCGGTCACATGTACGGCCTGCCCTTCCTGGAGGAGAACTATTCGCATCAGAACGCCAAGAAGATCGCTGCCACGCACCAGCTTCTGGGGGACGTGCACCGCGTGGCTGAGGTGCTCAGTGGCCTGCAGCTGAAGATGAGCGTCCTGCA GAGTCAGACCAGCCCCGACCTGAAGATGTGGCGGCAGCCCTGGAGGCAGGCAGAGAAACCCAAGAGGAGGAGCCTGGCTGGGGGTGTGGCCACATGGTCCCCACTGCCGAGCGACGTGGAGGAGAAGGGCGGGGCGGCCCCAGAGGCCACAGCGACAGACAGAGTGCCgccacgccccctgcaggcctcTTACATCAGCAGCGAGCACTGCTACCAGAAGCCGTGTGCGTACTACCCAGCAGGGGAGCGCCGGCTGGTGGTGGAGACGTGGGGTGGGTCTCCCAGCACGGAGCTGGAGCGCGGCCTGCTCAGTACCGAGGAACCACTGGAGCGTGAGTGTGGCACGGCCCACGGAACCCCGGATCGGGCCAGACACGGCACG GAGGAGGACGGCCCCAGGTGGATGCTGGCGGCGTGGGCACGTGAGGAGAGCGTGCTGGGCACCGGcgagccagcagggggtgctggctGCCTGCCACGCCAATGGCAGAACAACCTGCTGGATCACATCGAGGCCGTGCAGGACGAGGTCACCAACCGCATGGATTTCATCGAGAGGGAGCTGGATG TCCTGGAGAGCTGGCTTGACTACACGGGCGAGCTGGAGCCCCCCGAGCCTCTGGCCCGCCTGCCCCAGCTGAAGCGCCGCATAAAACAGCTGCTCTGTGAGCTGACCAAAGTGCAGCAGATCGCTCACTGCTGTTCCACATGA